From a single Asticcacaulis sp. MM231 genomic region:
- a CDS encoding DUF1993 domain-containing protein: MSEAVHIDMYKASVPVVLNALTNLKAILGKAEAWAAEKNVKEATVLNARLALDMLPFSKQIQLVSDTAKGIAARLGGVENPAYADDEATFAELHTRLQKTIDFVRSVDAKGFEGSETREVVLKFPSRTMEFTGLSYLTGFAIPNLFFHVTTAYAILRHSGVPLGKNDFLGG, encoded by the coding sequence ATGTCTGAGGCTGTTCACATCGATATGTACAAGGCGTCCGTGCCGGTGGTGCTTAATGCGCTTACCAATCTGAAGGCCATTCTCGGCAAGGCGGAAGCCTGGGCGGCGGAGAAGAACGTCAAGGAAGCGACCGTGCTGAACGCCCGCCTGGCGCTCGACATGCTGCCGTTTTCCAAGCAGATCCAACTGGTCAGCGATACAGCCAAGGGCATTGCCGCGCGCCTGGGCGGGGTCGAGAATCCCGCCTATGCCGATGACGAAGCGACCTTCGCCGAACTGCACACGCGCCTGCAAAAGACGATCGATTTCGTCAGGTCGGTCGATGCCAAGGGCTTCGAAGGTTCGGAAACCCGCGAGGTTGTTTTGAAATTTCCGAGCCGCACCATGGAATTCACCGGCTTAAGCTACCTGACGGGCTTCGCCATCCCCAACCTGTTTTTCCACGTCACCACGGCCTATGCCATCCTGCGTCATTCCGGCGTGCCGCTTGGCAAGAACGACTTTTTGGGCGGTTAG
- a CDS encoding multidrug effflux MFS transporter encodes MSAPPETPAAPGKPHFAEFVTLIASLMALGALGIDAMLPALPVIGVDLHVQVENHLQWIVSIYFLGMGIGQLFFGVMSDWLGRKRVLIGGVLLFVIFGLIAAATKNFAFLLVIRLLQGLAVATTGVVTRSLIRDLYSGPQMAKVMSISFVVFLLVPILAPSLGQLVLTFLPWRAIFLIMAGLGMATVIWAWLRLPETLQPADRRRPDLAHLKRVAYFVVTEPGSIFYAFAITFLIGSLLAYVALMPQIFEDVFHKPHLMAGVFAACAASMGVASALNAFLVERIGVKRISHTALTAFIVVTAIHLAWALAGLETIVSFMILQSLTMGLMSLSTSNFSAVAMEKVGHVAGTAASLQGVITTVGAAIVSGLIGNGWTGHIYWLPMAALGCGIIALSLVAISEKGKLYRNT; translated from the coding sequence ATGTCCGCACCTCCAGAAACGCCCGCCGCCCCCGGAAAGCCGCACTTCGCCGAATTCGTCACCCTGATCGCCTCCCTGATGGCGCTGGGCGCGCTCGGTATCGACGCCATGCTGCCAGCTCTGCCGGTCATCGGTGTTGATCTCCACGTTCAGGTCGAGAACCACCTGCAATGGATCGTCTCGATCTATTTCCTCGGCATGGGTATCGGCCAGCTCTTTTTCGGAGTGATGTCCGACTGGCTCGGCCGCAAGCGTGTGCTGATCGGCGGCGTGCTGTTGTTCGTTATCTTCGGCCTGATCGCCGCGGCGACCAAGAACTTCGCCTTTCTGCTGGTTATCCGTCTGCTTCAGGGCCTCGCCGTCGCCACCACCGGCGTGGTGACTCGCTCGCTGATCCGCGATCTCTACAGCGGCCCGCAAATGGCCAAGGTCATGTCGATCAGCTTCGTCGTCTTCCTGCTGGTACCGATCCTGGCGCCGAGCCTTGGCCAGTTGGTGCTGACCTTTTTGCCATGGCGCGCCATCTTCCTGATCATGGCCGGCCTCGGCATGGCCACCGTAATCTGGGCGTGGCTGCGCCTGCCGGAAACCCTGCAACCGGCCGATCGCCGCCGGCCCGACCTGGCGCACCTCAAGCGTGTCGCCTACTTCGTCGTTACCGAACCGGGCTCAATCTTCTATGCCTTCGCCATCACCTTCCTGATCGGATCGCTACTCGCCTACGTCGCGCTGATGCCGCAGATTTTTGAAGACGTCTTCCACAAACCGCACCTGATGGCCGGCGTGTTCGCCGCCTGTGCCGCGTCCATGGGCGTCGCCTCGGCGCTCAATGCCTTTCTGGTCGAGCGCATCGGCGTCAAGCGTATTTCGCACACCGCCCTCACCGCCTTTATCGTTGTGACCGCCATCCATCTGGCCTGGGCCCTTGCCGGACTTGAGACCATTGTGAGCTTTATGATCCTGCAATCGCTAACCATGGGCCTGATGTCGCTCTCGACCTCCAACTTCTCCGCCGTGGCCATGGAGAAGGTCGGGCATGTTGCCGGCACCGCCGCCTCACTGCAAGGCGTGATCACCACAGTCGGGGCCGCTATTGTTTCCGGCCTGATCGGTAACGGCTGGACCGGCCACATCTACTGGCTGCCGATGGCCGCGCTTGGCTGCGGCATCATCGCGCTCAGCCTGGTGGCCATCAGTGAAAAAGGTAAACTCTACCGCAACACCTGA
- a CDS encoding alpha/beta hydrolase, with product MRNFFLMLTALMGLAAPVCAEEAAGDWSGTLGNIRVGLHLTKDSDGHYAGFMQSLDQGGVKIPLDSIAATPDTLAYHGVNAKLGVDGRYEGHWDDAQKAWVGNWRQGGLVPLTFKRTATADMPVARRPQEEAIAANPHPFPSEDVGFDNASAGVNLMGTFSRPVGAGPFPAVVLIGGTGQNTRDEEGYGQKAFVVLADALNRAGIAVLRYDKRGAGQSTGDYDAATTADFAADAEAAVTYLASRSDVDPKHVGLVGHSEGGIIAPIVAGHLPSVSFAVLIAGVTVPGDQAALLQLEALDRANGKSETEIWKELALLQQAYAVIRASKNPEDARTQLTAAARPLIESGAYSQSQADDTIALFTSPSRYWLLRYDPAADLQNVHIPVLAIYGTLDLQVPPAGHVPALRAGLKDNPDVTIVELPGLNHLLQHATTGAPAEYALIEETIAPEALKAITEWVTRHTTP from the coding sequence ATGCGTAATTTTTTTCTGATGTTAACCGCCTTGATGGGGTTGGCCGCACCTGTTTGCGCCGAGGAAGCTGCAGGCGACTGGTCCGGGACGCTCGGCAATATCCGCGTTGGGCTTCATCTTACCAAAGACTCCGATGGTCACTACGCCGGCTTCATGCAGAGCCTGGATCAGGGCGGCGTCAAAATCCCGCTTGATTCCATCGCCGCCACACCGGATACGCTCGCCTATCATGGCGTTAATGCCAAGCTCGGGGTGGATGGCCGCTACGAAGGACACTGGGACGATGCCCAAAAGGCCTGGGTCGGCAATTGGCGCCAAGGGGGTCTAGTTCCCCTCACCTTCAAGCGCACCGCGACCGCCGACATGCCCGTTGCCAGGCGTCCGCAGGAAGAAGCGATTGCGGCGAACCCGCACCCCTTTCCCTCAGAAGACGTCGGTTTCGACAATGCGAGCGCCGGCGTGAATCTGATGGGCACCTTCAGCAGGCCGGTCGGCGCCGGCCCCTTTCCCGCCGTCGTCTTGATCGGCGGCACAGGACAAAACACGCGCGATGAGGAGGGCTACGGACAAAAGGCATTTGTCGTGCTGGCCGATGCGCTCAATCGCGCCGGCATCGCTGTCCTGCGCTACGATAAGCGCGGCGCCGGCCAATCAACCGGCGATTATGACGCGGCCACCACGGCTGATTTCGCGGCTGATGCCGAAGCCGCCGTTACCTATCTCGCCAGCCGTAGCGATGTCGATCCGAAACACGTCGGCCTTGTCGGCCATAGCGAAGGTGGCATCATCGCCCCGATCGTGGCGGGTCATCTGCCTTCCGTGTCCTTCGCTGTGCTGATCGCCGGCGTTACCGTGCCGGGAGATCAGGCGGCTCTTCTCCAGCTTGAAGCGCTTGATCGCGCCAATGGTAAAAGCGAGACCGAAATCTGGAAAGAACTAGCGCTACTCCAGCAGGCTTATGCCGTAATTCGTGCTTCAAAAAATCCGGAAGACGCCCGGACACAACTGACAGCCGCCGCTCGCCCCCTTATCGAAAGCGGCGCCTACAGCCAGTCGCAGGCGGACGACACCATTGCTCTGTTCACCAGCCCGTCGCGGTACTGGTTGCTGCGCTACGATCCTGCGGCAGACCTGCAAAATGTCCACATCCCTGTTCTGGCCATTTATGGCACGCTCGATCTTCAAGTGCCGCCTGCCGGCCACGTCCCCGCCCTGCGTGCGGGCCTGAAAGACAATCCGGACGTAACCATCGTCGAACTGCCAGGCCTCAACCACCTGCTCCAGCACGCGACGACCGGCGCACCTGCCGAATATGCCCTGATTGAGGAAACGATTGCGCCGGAGGCCCTCAAGGCCATCACAGAATGGGTGACGCGGCATACGACCCCCTAA
- a CDS encoding class III extradiol ring-cleavage dioxygenase, translated as MTLTRSPTRTPTVYIPHGGGPCFFMDWNPADMWDKMGAYLKHLPSDVAEKPKALLIISAHWEEADFTVMTKPAPGMLFDYYGFPPHTYELSYPARGSEALAARVQALAAQAGITVAADAARDFDHGVFIPMLMAWPDADIPTIQLSLKAGLNPQEHMALGKALAPLRDEGVLIIGSGMSFHSIPRLMGRGSGSGPASHAFDNWLSATVSSDIDGLNNWASAPGAHDCHPREEHLLPLMVVAGAGDGDPSRRTYHEDSLGPTGIAISAFQFG; from the coding sequence ATGACCTTAACCCGCTCCCCAACGAGAACCCCGACCGTCTATATACCTCATGGCGGCGGACCGTGCTTTTTCATGGACTGGAACCCCGCCGACATGTGGGACAAGATGGGCGCCTATCTCAAGCACCTGCCCTCCGATGTCGCCGAAAAACCCAAGGCGCTGCTGATCATTTCCGCCCACTGGGAAGAGGCCGATTTCACGGTCATGACCAAGCCGGCGCCTGGCATGTTGTTCGACTATTACGGCTTTCCGCCGCACACCTACGAACTGAGCTATCCGGCGCGCGGCTCCGAAGCCCTGGCAGCAAGGGTGCAGGCTCTGGCGGCGCAGGCCGGCATCACGGTCGCGGCCGATGCCGCGCGCGACTTCGACCACGGCGTCTTTATACCCATGCTGATGGCCTGGCCTGACGCTGATATCCCGACGATCCAACTTTCCTTGAAAGCGGGCCTGAACCCGCAAGAGCATATGGCGCTCGGTAAAGCACTGGCGCCCCTGCGTGATGAAGGCGTGCTGATCATCGGCAGCGGCATGAGTTTTCACTCGATTCCGCGCCTGATGGGGCGCGGTTCCGGCAGCGGCCCGGCGTCCCACGCCTTCGATAACTGGCTGAGTGCGACCGTCAGCAGCGATATCGACGGCCTGAACAACTGGGCCAGCGCCCCGGGCGCCCACGATTGTCACCCGCGCGAAGAACACCTGCTGCCACTGATGGTGGTTGCCGGCGCCGGCGATGGCGATCCGTCGCGACGCACCTATCACGAGGATAGCCTCGGGCCTACGGGCATCGCCATCAGCGCATTTCAGTTCGGGTAA
- a CDS encoding glutathione S-transferase family protein, which produces MYALHIGNKNYSSWSLRPWVLLKALDIPFTEHQHYFALDNSAFKSFSPSALVPALVDGQTTVWDSLAIAEYVAEDHPQVWPQKREARAYARSAAAEMHSGFSALRNLCSMSIGVRIKLHDTPPALLRDLARIDDIWRLGLSRFGGPFLAGSTFTAVDAFYAPVVFRIQTYGLGFDLSHETRAYVDHMLAQPAMQAWYEGGLAETVRDTPHEVEIAQSGEVITDYRATA; this is translated from the coding sequence ATGTACGCGCTCCATATCGGTAACAAGAACTACTCCTCGTGGTCGCTGCGCCCGTGGGTGCTCCTGAAAGCCCTCGACATCCCTTTCACCGAGCACCAGCACTATTTCGCGCTCGATAACAGCGCTTTCAAGAGTTTCTCCCCCTCGGCTCTGGTGCCGGCGCTGGTCGATGGCCAGACCACCGTCTGGGACTCGCTGGCCATCGCTGAATATGTCGCCGAAGACCACCCGCAGGTCTGGCCGCAAAAGCGCGAAGCCCGCGCCTACGCCCGCTCGGCCGCCGCGGAGATGCATTCCGGCTTCAGCGCCCTGCGTAACCTGTGTTCGATGAGTATTGGCGTCCGCATCAAGCTGCACGACACCCCGCCAGCCCTGCTCCGCGATCTGGCCCGCATCGACGATATCTGGCGTCTGGGCCTCAGCCGTTTCGGCGGTCCCTTCCTCGCCGGCAGCACCTTCACGGCGGTCGATGCCTTCTATGCCCCCGTCGTTTTCCGTATCCAGACCTATGGCCTCGGCTTCGATCTGAGCCACGAGACCCGCGCCTATGTCGATCATATGCTGGCGCAACCGGCCATGCAGGCCTGGTACGAAGGCGGCCTTGCCGAAACTGTCCGTGACACGCCGCATGAGGTCGAGATCGCGCAATCGGGTGAGGTCATCACCGATTACCGCGCCACCGCTTAA
- a CDS encoding YceI family protein codes for MFRLAAFCVALGLAATPALADSLTFEPTHTSVVFQYAHFGLSHPSGKIMGATGTLILDDKDLSRSTVDITLDMRTLTTALPDFDALLKGADYFDIARFPTATFKSTKVELTGETTANVSGDLTIHGVSRSEVLAVTFNKKAFNPALFKTGYGFSATAHLSRKAFGLGHFEPIVGDEIDLIIDAEAY; via the coding sequence ATGTTCAGATTGGCCGCATTCTGTGTGGCGCTGGGACTGGCGGCAACGCCAGCCCTGGCCGACAGCCTGACGTTCGAACCCACCCACACATCGGTCGTTTTTCAGTACGCGCATTTCGGCCTGTCGCATCCCTCTGGCAAGATCATGGGTGCGACAGGTACGTTGATCCTCGACGACAAGGATCTCAGCCGGTCCACGGTCGATATCACGCTCGACATGCGCACCCTGACAACCGCCCTGCCCGATTTCGACGCCCTGCTGAAAGGCGCCGACTATTTCGACATTGCCCGCTTCCCCACCGCGACCTTCAAAAGCACGAAGGTCGAATTAACCGGTGAAACGACGGCCAATGTCAGCGGCGACCTGACGATCCACGGCGTTTCCCGCAGCGAAGTTCTGGCGGTCACCTTCAACAAGAAGGCCTTCAATCCGGCGCTGTTCAAGACGGGCTATGGCTTTTCCGCCACCGCGCATCTCAGCCGCAAGGCCTTTGGCCTGGGCCATTTTGAGCCCATCGTCGGCGACGAGATCGATCTCATCATCGACGCCGAAGCTTATTAG
- a CDS encoding YceI family protein, which translates to MTKFALKSVFSASAFAFALLSVSAPAFAADTYKLDDTHTSVTFQWTHFGFSHPSGKFMNAVGSVTLDEANPAKSSVEVSFAIDGINTGVAKLDEHLKGEQFFDAAKFPTATFKSTKVVPTSATTADVTGDLTIHGVTKPVTLKVKLNKKDVHPMMKKVDAGFTATGTINRSDFGIGAYVPAVSDQIDLSIEAEAIAQ; encoded by the coding sequence ATGACCAAGTTCGCCCTTAAATCCGTTTTCTCGGCTTCGGCTTTCGCCTTTGCCCTGCTGTCCGTCTCGGCGCCAGCCTTCGCGGCCGACACCTACAAGCTCGACGACACCCACACCTCCGTCACCTTCCAGTGGACCCACTTCGGCTTCTCGCATCCGTCCGGCAAGTTCATGAATGCGGTCGGTTCGGTGACGCTTGACGAAGCGAACCCCGCCAAGAGCTCGGTCGAGGTCTCCTTCGCCATCGACGGCATCAATACGGGCGTCGCCAAGCTTGACGAACACCTGAAGGGCGAGCAGTTCTTCGACGCCGCCAAGTTCCCGACGGCCACGTTCAAGAGCACCAAGGTCGTCCCGACCAGCGCCACAACGGCCGACGTGACCGGCGACCTGACCATCCACGGCGTCACCAAGCCGGTGACCCTGAAGGTCAAGCTCAACAAGAAGGACGTCCACCCGATGATGAAGAAGGTCGACGCCGGCTTCACCGCCACCGGCACGATCAACCGTTCGGATTTCGGCATCGGCGCCTACGTCCCGGCCGTCAGCGATCAGATCGATCTTTCCATCGAAGCTGAAGCTATCGCTCAGTAG
- a CDS encoding alpha/beta fold hydrolase, producing MKTLWVLLGVAALLLMSMPTFAEEAAGDWGGLLMGQLHVIVHIRKDGGQYSATLESPDQGKFVLPADTVTTTPDHLAFAIVKINGSYDGKWDEAKQAWIGTWTQGQAMPLVLKRLVDGKVVAEAPKRPQEEAIMAAPRPYTSTEVIFDSVAGVRLTGAFSAPDGKGPFPAVVLIAGSGPHTRDEDVAGHKVFMVLADALNRAGIAVLRYDKRGMGQSTGDYARATTTDFAADADAAVTWLTQRPKVDPAHIGLIGHSEGGLIAPAVAVHNPSVSFVVLMAGPGLPGDQILLMQQAAIARASGESETNISASQKTNKAVYDMIKSAQSLEDAKTKAAAMAVEIATDRKIPLAEIQTGLAPITTPWFYEFIRSDPRPSLEKVKPPVLAINGALDMQVPPKEDLAAIKEALKNNTDATTIELPGLNHLFQTAKTGSPSEYIEIEETLSPVALKTITDWVKAHSR from the coding sequence ATGAAGACGTTATGGGTTCTGCTGGGTGTCGCCGCGCTCCTCCTGATGTCCATGCCGACATTTGCCGAAGAGGCTGCCGGTGACTGGGGCGGTCTGTTGATGGGGCAGCTTCATGTCATCGTCCACATCAGGAAAGATGGTGGCCAGTACAGCGCCACCCTTGAAAGCCCGGATCAGGGCAAGTTCGTCCTCCCGGCGGATACCGTGACGACCACGCCCGATCACCTCGCTTTCGCGATCGTCAAGATCAACGGCAGCTACGATGGCAAGTGGGACGAAGCGAAACAGGCCTGGATCGGCACCTGGACTCAAGGGCAGGCCATGCCGCTCGTGCTCAAACGGCTGGTCGACGGCAAGGTCGTCGCCGAGGCTCCCAAACGCCCGCAGGAAGAGGCGATCATGGCGGCCCCGCGCCCCTACACCTCTACCGAGGTCATTTTTGACAGCGTGGCCGGCGTCAGGCTAACCGGCGCCTTCAGCGCGCCGGATGGCAAGGGCCCCTTCCCTGCCGTCGTGCTGATCGCTGGCTCAGGTCCGCACACGCGTGACGAGGATGTTGCTGGCCACAAGGTTTTTATGGTGCTGGCGGATGCGCTTAATCGTGCCGGCATCGCCGTGTTACGCTATGACAAGCGCGGCATGGGCCAGTCCACCGGCGACTATGCCCGTGCGACCACGACGGACTTCGCCGCCGATGCCGACGCCGCCGTTACCTGGCTGACACAGCGGCCGAAGGTCGATCCAGCCCATATCGGCCTCATAGGTCATTCCGAAGGCGGATTGATCGCCCCCGCCGTCGCCGTTCATAATCCCTCAGTCAGTTTTGTTGTCCTGATGGCCGGCCCAGGACTGCCCGGTGACCAGATCCTGCTGATGCAACAAGCCGCCATCGCCCGCGCCTCCGGAGAGTCAGAAACAAACATTTCCGCCAGCCAAAAGACGAATAAAGCGGTCTATGACATGATCAAATCGGCGCAAAGCCTCGAAGACGCCAAGACAAAGGCAGCTGCTATGGCCGTCGAAATCGCCACTGATCGCAAGATACCCCTGGCAGAGATTCAAACCGGCCTCGCCCCGATCACAACCCCCTGGTTTTACGAATTTATCCGCTCCGACCCGCGGCCAAGTCTTGAAAAGGTCAAGCCGCCGGTGCTGGCGATAAACGGTGCGCTGGATATGCAGGTGCCGCCAAAAGAGGATCTGGCGGCCATCAAAGAGGCTTTAAAAAACAACACGGATGCGACGACTATCGAACTGCCGGGGCTTAACCACCTGTTCCAGACGGCAAAAACCGGTTCACCTTCTGAGTATATTGAGATCGAGGAAACCCTGTCGCCGGTGGCCCTTAAAACCATCACTGACTGGGTGAAAGCACACAGCCGTT
- a CDS encoding saccharopine dehydrogenase NADP-binding domain-containing protein, producing the protein MARDILILGGYGNFGKRIAHALSRHGLPLIIAGRDLAKAEALCRDLPNTRPLALDIHGPLAETLKAEKLSVVVHTCGPFQGADYAVARACIAAGVHYIDLADGRDFVRDFSQLDAEARAAGVCLISGASTVPGLSSAVLDHLKTHFARLETLDFGITPGQKAERGLATTRAILTYVGKRLRPFAGHPRPYGWQDTHAQTYPIMGRRYLSTCDIPDLDLLPQGYGLTSIRFGAGLELGFMHLGLWALSGLVRAGMTLNLPALARPLLAISNIFDAFGSDVGGMHVTVSGQGHDGAPLKLSWFIVARSGDGPQIPCVPAILLAKRLHEKDPGLSSGAFPCVGLIRLEDYLSELRRFDIETFEA; encoded by the coding sequence AACGCATCGCGCACGCCCTATCGCGCCATGGCCTGCCGCTGATCATTGCCGGGCGCGATCTGGCCAAGGCGGAGGCGCTTTGCCGTGACCTGCCAAACACCCGACCTCTGGCGCTTGATATTCACGGCCCGCTGGCGGAAACCTTAAAGGCCGAAAAGCTGTCGGTCGTCGTCCATACCTGCGGACCGTTTCAGGGCGCCGATTACGCTGTGGCGCGCGCCTGCATCGCGGCCGGAGTCCATTACATTGATCTTGCCGATGGCCGCGATTTCGTGCGTGATTTCAGTCAGCTCGATGCCGAAGCCAGGGCCGCCGGCGTTTGCCTTATCAGTGGCGCCAGCACGGTGCCCGGCCTGTCCTCGGCGGTGCTTGATCATCTTAAGACCCACTTCGCCCGTCTGGAGACACTCGATTTCGGCATCACCCCCGGCCAGAAGGCAGAACGTGGCCTGGCGACCACCCGCGCCATCCTGACCTATGTCGGCAAACGCCTGCGGCCCTTCGCGGGACACCCCCGTCCCTATGGCTGGCAGGATACCCATGCCCAGACCTATCCGATCATGGGCCGGCGTTACTTGAGCACCTGCGACATTCCCGATCTCGATCTGTTGCCCCAGGGCTATGGCCTGACCTCGATCCGCTTCGGCGCCGGTCTCGAACTCGGCTTCATGCACTTAGGCTTATGGGCACTGTCCGGACTGGTGCGCGCCGGAATGACGCTCAACCTGCCGGCCCTGGCCAGACCGCTGCTGGCGATCAGCAATATCTTTGATGCCTTTGGCAGCGATGTCGGCGGCATGCACGTCACTGTGAGCGGGCAAGGCCACGACGGCGCACCGTTAAAACTTTCGTGGTTCATCGTCGCCAGGTCAGGTGATGGCCCGCAAATCCCGTGCGTACCGGCGATCCTTCTGGCCAAAAGGCTGCATGAAAAAGACCCCGGACTTTCATCCGGGGCCTTTCCCTGCGTAGGTTTGATCAGACTCGAAGATTATCTCAGCGAACTCAGGCGCTTCGATATCGAGACGTTCGAGGCCTAA
- a CDS encoding PadR family transcriptional regulator, protein MAPSTEKTPESRRTQMYKGVLELALMSLLQDGAQYGLKILDVLHEEAGLDLSEGTLYPLLHRLEKAGMIKADWRHEEGASHPRKYYALTAAGATELKAQGDIWLDMTDRLNAFLKRGK, encoded by the coding sequence TTGGCTCCTTCCACGGAAAAGACACCCGAAAGCCGCCGCACCCAGATGTACAAGGGCGTGCTGGAACTGGCGCTGATGAGCCTGCTTCAGGATGGCGCGCAATACGGCCTGAAGATTCTCGACGTGCTGCACGAAGAGGCCGGGCTCGATCTGTCCGAAGGCACGCTCTACCCGCTGCTGCACCGCCTGGAAAAGGCCGGGATGATCAAGGCCGACTGGCGCCACGAAGAAGGCGCCAGCCATCCGCGCAAATATTATGCCCTGACCGCCGCAGGTGCCACCGAACTGAAGGCGCAGGGCGATATCTGGCTCGACATGACCGACAGGCTGAACGCTTTTCTGAAAAGGGGGAAATGA
- a CDS encoding HAAS signaling domain-containing protein, with the protein MGAQDKSDIETWLGYLEDVLTPLPASEREDIVVEARAHLEERIEAGLSASSALAGFGKAEHYARAFLDDHKLNTALDSKRSMTMLKTLISVAGQSLIATLGLIGFLVFGVTTLAAIACILLKIARPEMVGLWIAPDVFVLGAAATRPAAPEMLGNWVYVVLAGLVFFDALLARFSLVLALKGLKGQADRE; encoded by the coding sequence ATGGGCGCACAAGATAAAAGCGATATCGAAACCTGGCTGGGCTATCTCGAAGATGTGCTAACGCCCCTGCCCGCCAGTGAGCGCGAGGACATTGTCGTTGAGGCCCGCGCCCATCTGGAGGAACGCATCGAGGCCGGTTTGAGCGCCAGTTCGGCTCTGGCCGGTTTCGGCAAGGCCGAGCACTACGCCCGCGCCTTTCTGGATGATCACAAGCTGAATACCGCGCTCGACAGCAAGCGTAGCATGACCATGCTCAAGACCCTGATTTCGGTCGCCGGTCAAAGTCTGATCGCCACGCTGGGCCTGATCGGCTTTCTCGTCTTTGGCGTCACCACCCTGGCAGCCATCGCCTGCATCCTGCTCAAGATCGCCCGGCCGGAGATGGTGGGCCTGTGGATCGCCCCCGACGTTTTCGTTCTGGGCGCCGCGGCCACACGACCAGCCGCGCCCGAAATGCTGGGTAACTGGGTTTATGTGGTGCTGGCGGGGTTGGTCTTTTTCGACGCCCTGCTGGCGCGTTTCAGCCTGGTGCTGGCCCTCAAGGGCCTGAAAGGCCAAGCCGACCGGGAATAA